The Vicia villosa cultivar HV-30 ecotype Madison, WI unplaced genomic scaffold, Vvil1.0 ctg.003440F_1_1, whole genome shotgun sequence genome contains a region encoding:
- the LOC131640977 gene encoding non-specific lipid-transfer protein 3-like, protein MIIHTNQTNQEKEFKRKKTKMARSMKLACVALVMCMVAIAPMAEAAVSCGTVTGDLGPCLTYLEGGAGPSVPCCAGVKKLLAAAATTADRQAACNCLKSAAGSINNLNTNNAAALPGKCGVNIPYKISTSTNCNTIKF, encoded by the exons atgatcaTACACACCAATCAAACAAACCAAGAAAAAgaattcaaaagaaagaaaacaaaaatggcaAGAAGCATGAAGTTAGCATGTGTTGCTTTGGTGATGTGCATGGTAGCTATTGCGCCTATGGCAGAAGCTGCAGTCTCATGTGGAACTGTAACCGGTGATCTTGGTCCATGCCTTACTTATCTTGAAGGTGGCGCTGGTCCTTCAGTACCATGCTGTGCAGGAGTGAAGAAGCTTCTTGCTGCCGCCGCCACCACGGCGGATCGTCAGGCTGCCTGTAACTGCTTGAAATCAGCTGCCGGTTCTATTAATAATTTGAATACTAACAATGCTGCTGCTCTCCCAGGCAAATGTGGTGTCAACATTCCTTACAAGATCAGTACCTCCACCAACTGTAATAC CATTAAGTTTTGA